CACCCAGTCTCGAGCTCCGGGGTGAAAGCCTAGGTCTTCACCCAAGTTGATTAAACCTGGCAATGGTAATGTTTCTACGTTGTTACCATGTTGACAAAGTGTGGTATTGCAAGCcctagaaccaaacagccccttacTTCTAGATCCTCAAAAAAAAATTATTAAAGGGACGTGGCGATGAAGAAAATGGCTCTATAAATTCCCATGAGGTGCAGCCAACGACGCGGCATGCAGCGGACAACTCAAAACAAGAGTTTCAAACTAAAGCAGCTCAACTGCGCCATGCATGCAAACAAGACTTCTCTAGCGAAGCAGAAGGAGGGACGTGACATCTCCGTGGACATGTACCCGTTCATACGCAAGTACAAGGACGGCAGCATCGAGCGTTTCCTGCGCAGCCCATTCGTGCTGGCGTCGCCGGATCAGGGCGGCAACCGCGGGGTGGCGACGAGGGACGTCGTCGTCGACAAGGCCACCGGCGTGTCTGTGCGCCTGTTCCTCCCGTCCCGTGCCGCCGACACCGCAGGCAGGAATCGGCTTCCCCTCGTCATCTACGTCCATGGCGGCTCGTTCTGCACGGAGAGCGCTTTCGGGCGGACGTACCACCGCTACGCGACCTCCCTCGCCGCCAGCGCCGGAGCCCTCGTCGTGTCGGTGGAGTACCGTCTAGCGCCGGAGTTCCCCATACCCGCGGCATATGACGACGCGTGGGCCGCGCTCCAGTGGGCGGCGTCCTCGTCCGACCCATGGCTGGCCAGCTACGCCGACTGGGGGCGCACGTTCCTGGCCGGCGACAGCGCCGGCGGCAACATCGTTTACCACACGGCAGTCCGCGCCAGCCACGAGGTCAACGATGACATGATGGACATCGAGGGGCTGATCATGGTGCACCCTTACTTCTGGGGAGCCAAGCGGCTGCCCTCGGAGCTCGCGTGGGCGGACGAGAGCGAGGGCGCCAGTGCCACGGCGGTGTTCCCGCCGTACGGGGTGGACCGGCTGTGGCCGTTCGTCACGGCCGGCCAGGCCGGCAACGATGACCCCCGGATCGACCCTCCGGCCTCGGAGGTCTCATCGCTGGCTTGCCGCCGCGTGCTCATCGCCGTGGCCGGGAAGGACACTCTGCGGGACCGCGGCCTCGACCTGGCGGCCCGCATCCGCGATCACGACGCGCCGTGGCCTTGGATGACGCCGGGGCGCCGCGAGGTGACGGTGGTGGAGTCGGAGGGCGAGGACCACGGCTTCCACCTCTACTGTCCGCTGAGGGCCACCAGCAAGAGGCTCATGGGGAGCATCGTGGAGTTCATAAACCAGCAGCCCAGCTCGTCGCCTGCTAATCCTATGGTGTTCGGCGTGCCCACGACGCCGTTCAAGGACGTGTTTGGGTATGGCACGACCATGAAGTCCTGGGGCACACGGTCCAGTATGGCACGTAACAGAGCACACGGTCCTGGCGCGCACGGTCCAGTATGGCCATCCAACAAAATCTCAGTTCGACTGCCGATGCCTGCTGGTAACGCTCATCACAAACAACATCCATTATCTGCTGCGGCTCCGTGGGGTTGTGTGATGAACAAGTTTTTCTAGATGACGGCCAGCCTGATCAACATCCGTTAACTGCTGCTGTATGGCATGGCCAAGAAGTCCTGGAGCACACGGTCCTGTATGCCCTTCTCCTACGTATACTACACTAAATAAAACACAAAGACTCTGCTACGTAGTACTCCATTAATTACTCTATGAGTCGTGTGAGTCCTTCATGCCAAGAGCTGGATTATTAGTTAAGAGGGTCCTATATATTGGTCCCATCCATTGGGATTTGTGGGAGATCAAATTCACAAATGTATGCCAATTACCGGCCAGGGAATTATATGTGAACTTGTCTTGCTTTATCTTATCATTATTTGGTGTCTACTAAATATATATTGTATGTCTTCCTTTAAAAATGTACTATATTGTATACCTTATCATCTCGAACTCTTATTTTGTATTGAATGTTACTGTACATGCAATATTAGATTCTCAACCCGTTGCGTGTTCACAGTGCATATTATGTATTTTGTTCTTGCACCAGCAagagtgcccgtgcgttgcaacggattaACAACAAAAGAATCATAAAATTTATTGCCCCACAATAGAAAATTTCGAACTCAGGGAAATTGCACCGACCTACCATCAATTTTGCAGATCAATAATTAAAAATAACTCATTCAAGAAAGCAAAGAACAATAGAGATACAATTTGTGACCCCAAGGGAAAAGAAATTGATTGGCGAACTAAATAGATCAGGGATTTTTATTGATGTATGTTGTCAATGCCCTAAGGCTACacatagtggggagtatcatatactagtatcatcaCAATAGCTACATGTCAATCGCTTGACTTTCGAATTTGGTGGCAGTCGATTTCTGGTTGAACGGAGAAatagccgggggggggggggggggggggggggggaactcGCCGGAGGGGTGGAAGAACCTCGCTGGGCAGGCTACCCCGCCATATATCTtagggtgggggtgggggagggagCACGAcggttgtgtgtgtgtgtgggggggggggggggcagcgggCGGTGGTGAAGGTTTGTTGGAGAAAAAACAGGCAAGGCCCGAGCCTAGAGAGATGGCTGGGGCGGCGGCAGCACGACGGCGGGAGGAGGTTCCAGGTGTTAGACATAGCGTATTAGTTTAGATTTCTGTAACGTAACCTAGTGTAACTCTCTTCCTCTCCCGATCCCGTCTCTCCTGTTTCTCATGTAACCGAGCGAGTCCCGGAGATCGTTCGCTTCTTGTACGCAACGTCAGAGGCTAATCTGTCAGCAATAAATATACACCACGCGGCTCACCACGGAGAGTAGAAATGCTTCCACAAATTCTTACATGGTAATCAGAGCAATCCTCTTCATGTCGATCTAGTGTTCTCCAACATCAATCGCGCCATGTCTTCCTCCTTGGCTCCGGCTGTTTTGAACCTCGGACCGCCGCCAACCGAGAAGCTATCAAGGGGGAACTTCCTCCTATGGAAGGCCCAGGTCACCGACCTCCTGGACGTCACCGACGCAGCGCCCCCGAAGACGGTGGAGCAGCAGACATCGGACAAGAGCACAGCCATGGTGCCGAATCCGCTCTATGGACCATGGCTGTCCAAGGACCAGCAGGTCCTCAGCTATTTGCTGAATTCCTTATCAAAGGAGATACTTGCATAGGTCATCGGTAAGGAAACAACCTTTGATATTTGGACTGCACTCACGATCTTGTTCGCCTTGCAGTCCCAATCTCGGATAACAAATCTGAGAATAGCTATTGCCAACACCAAGAAGGGCAGCGTGACAAGTACGACGTTCATAGCCAAGATGAAGAGCCTCGGGGATGAGTTAGCTGCTGCTGGTCGACCGGTATCCGATCCGGAGATGGTGGACTACATCCTCGCTGGCCTAGATCGTGATTATGACCCCATTGTTGCAGCAGTTGGTGCCATAAAAAATCCTATCACCGTTGATGACCTCTTCTTGCAGATCTCCGCCTTTGATCAGAGGATGGAGATGCTTGGTGATGGACCAACCAGTGGCTTCCACACATCAGCAAACGCAGCCTACAGGGGCCATGGACAAGCTTGCGGCAGAGGATACCGTGGGCGAGGAACCAGGGGGCGCGGTCGTGGTGATCGTGCTCCTCCTGCCAGTAGTGGTAGCGGTGGGTCCAAGGCCACGCCAACAGCAGCAGCCACgccaacaacaacagcagcaggaACGAGACTTCCCCGAGTGCCAAATCTGTCACAAATTTCATGCTGGCGGTGTAAGGTTGTGCTGGCATCGCTATGAGGAAAGTGACCCTAAATAAAAGGTGGCAAACGCTGTCA
This sequence is a window from Aegilops tauschii subsp. strangulata cultivar AL8/78 chromosome 7, Aet v6.0, whole genome shotgun sequence. Protein-coding genes within it:
- the LOC120970821 gene encoding probable carboxylesterase 5 — protein: MRCSQRRGMQRTTQNKSFKLKQLNCAMHANKTSLAKQKEGRDISVDMYPFIRKYKDGSIERFLRSPFVLASPDQGGNRGVATRDVVVDKATGVSVRLFLPSRAADTAGRNRLPLVIYVHGGSFCTESAFGRTYHRYATSLAASAGALVVSVEYRLAPEFPIPAAYDDAWAALQWAASSSDPWLASYADWGRTFLAGDSAGGNIVYHTAVRASHEVNDDMMDIEGLIMVHPYFWGAKRLPSELAWADESEGASATAVFPPYGVDRLWPFVTAGQAGNDDPRIDPPASEVSSLACRRVLIAVAGKDTLRDRGLDLAARIRDHDAPWPWMTPGRREVTVVESEGEDHGFHLYCPLRATSKRLMGSIVEFINQQPSSSPANPMVFGVPTTPFKDVFGYGTTMKSWGTRSSMARNRAHGPGAHGPVWPSNKISVRLPMPAGNAHHKQHPLSAAAPWGCVMNKFF